A single region of the Candidatus Eisenbacteria bacterium genome encodes:
- a CDS encoding choice-of-anchor D domain-containing protein — NDGLQVVFNAPYLHDGMAIRFSPVPSWLRIEPPSGTLPPGSSQEVTLTGSARGVFPGSYPARLRLTSNDPFSPEVTIPVSFLVTGTPDLVVSPAALAFDTLFVGTPAARDLRITNVGTDRLEVTAVLASRPGITVSPASLALGPLQSGLMRVTYLPPGPGDLAATLTIVSNDPESPAIVPITGIALVPPRMVVEPLPIIAVAPPGGAGAKTIRIRNEGGSDLRWNAGIPIADSQPFENWVEIEKGTDDHRQGILGTGGPDRFGHHWIDSDHPGGPVFDWVDISGIGVLVPFSPEADDQNRGPFPIGFSFPFYNRSFSQFRVCTNGWMSFTNTSTSFANQPLPNLAPSSPENLIAPFWTDLVLAPNGAVHYHSEPGRLIVQWTNVRPFGSAAPERFTFQVVLFQNGEIAIRYQSVIPFSFEGTIGIQNGARNDGLTMAFNTTYVHPELEILVFEKAAWLSVSPSSGVISAGGSAEVSLTIDASELEEGEHHARLPITSNDPALRVLAAPVVARVASVDAAAVEVDPNTLNLESNGKWVTGRVELPPPYAPGQIVASTVRWNGAVPLAEGTTPQIGDFNGNGVPDVTLRFDRAAVEAILPDGDPVPVTLTGEIHETAAFIARDEIRVIRPHIKAPNGGELLPAGSTFTIRWTEPQGWDVERADLVISFDGGETWRMLAQNVQGASYAWTVPHTPTTRAWIRVHLYDARGAMGYDKTDAAFTIQPTVTAVETEAGAPPTTYALHQNAPNPFNPVTWIRFDLPRPGRVALRVHSVDGRLVREWREELPAGRHRVRWDGKSADGSGVASGVYFARLTVEGNGAFEASRRMMVVK, encoded by the coding sequence AAACGACGGACTCCAGGTGGTCTTCAATGCTCCCTACCTCCACGACGGGATGGCGATCCGCTTCTCTCCCGTCCCTAGCTGGCTCCGGATCGAGCCTCCGTCGGGAACGCTGCCCCCCGGCTCGAGCCAGGAGGTGACGCTCACGGGCAGCGCGCGCGGCGTCTTCCCGGGAAGCTATCCCGCCCGGCTCCGGCTCACGAGCAACGATCCGTTCTCGCCGGAAGTCACGATCCCCGTCTCGTTCCTCGTGACCGGGACTCCCGACCTCGTCGTGAGCCCGGCGGCGCTCGCGTTCGACACGCTCTTCGTCGGAACGCCCGCCGCGCGCGATCTCCGGATCACCAATGTGGGGACGGACCGGCTCGAGGTCACCGCCGTGCTCGCGTCACGTCCGGGCATCACCGTCTCGCCGGCGAGTCTCGCCCTCGGGCCGCTCCAGAGCGGCTTGATGCGCGTCACGTACCTTCCCCCGGGGCCGGGAGACCTGGCGGCGACGCTCACGATCGTGAGCAACGATCCGGAGTCGCCGGCGATCGTCCCGATCACGGGGATCGCGCTCGTGCCGCCGCGGATGGTCGTGGAACCTCTTCCCATCATCGCGGTCGCGCCTCCGGGAGGCGCCGGCGCGAAGACGATCCGGATCCGGAACGAAGGCGGGAGCGACCTGCGCTGGAACGCCGGGATCCCGATCGCCGACTCGCAGCCGTTCGAGAACTGGGTCGAGATCGAGAAGGGGACCGACGACCATCGGCAGGGAATTCTCGGCACCGGAGGACCGGACCGGTTCGGACACCACTGGATCGACAGCGATCATCCGGGCGGTCCCGTGTTCGATTGGGTCGACATCAGCGGGATCGGTGTTCTGGTCCCCTTCTCTCCCGAAGCGGACGACCAGAACCGCGGCCCGTTCCCGATCGGGTTCTCGTTCCCGTTCTACAACCGCTCGTTCAGCCAGTTTCGCGTCTGTACGAACGGGTGGATGAGCTTCACCAACACCTCCACGAGCTTCGCGAACCAGCCGCTCCCGAACCTGGCCCCCAGCTCGCCCGAGAACCTGATCGCGCCCTTCTGGACGGACCTCGTGCTCGCGCCGAACGGGGCCGTGCACTACCACTCCGAGCCCGGGCGGTTGATCGTGCAGTGGACGAACGTGAGGCCGTTCGGGTCGGCCGCGCCGGAGCGCTTCACGTTCCAGGTGGTGCTCTTCCAGAACGGCGAGATCGCGATCCGGTACCAGAGCGTGATTCCGTTCTCGTTCGAGGGGACCATCGGAATCCAGAACGGGGCGCGAAACGACGGCTTGACGATGGCGTTCAACACGACCTACGTCCATCCGGAGCTCGAGATCCTCGTGTTCGAGAAGGCCGCCTGGTTGTCGGTGAGTCCCTCGTCCGGCGTGATCTCCGCGGGAGGATCGGCGGAGGTGTCCCTCACGATCGACGCGTCGGAGCTGGAAGAAGGAGAACATCACGCGCGCCTCCCGATCACGAGCAACGATCCGGCTCTTCGCGTGCTCGCCGCGCCGGTGGTCGCGCGCGTGGCTTCGGTCGACGCGGCCGCCGTGGAGGTCGATCCCAACACGCTGAATCTCGAGAGCAACGGGAAGTGGGTGACCGGCAGGGTCGAGCTGCCGCCTCCCTACGCTCCGGGCCAGATCGTCGCCTCCACGGTTCGATGGAACGGGGCCGTGCCGCTCGCGGAAGGGACGACACCCCAGATCGGGGACTTCAACGGGAATGGAGTTCCCGACGTGACGCTTCGCTTCGATCGCGCCGCCGTGGAGGCGATCCTTCCGGACGGGGATCCGGTCCCCGTCACGCTGACGGGCGAGATCCACGAGACGGCCGCCTTCATCGCGCGGGACGAGATCCGGGTGATACGCCCGCACATCAAGGCTCCGAACGGCGGCGAGCTGCTCCCGGCAGGATCCACGTTCACGATCCGGTGGACCGAACCGCAAGGGTGGGACGTGGAGCGCGCGGATCTCGTGATCTCGTTCGACGGAGGCGAGACCTGGCGGATGCTGGCGCAGAACGTCCAGGGCGCCTCGTACGCCTGGACGGTGCCGCACACGCCGACCACGCGCGCGTGGATCCGCGTGCATCTCTACGACGCGCGCGGCGCCATGGGATACGACAAGACCGACGCAGCCTTCACGATCCAGCCCACCGTGACCGCCGTCGAGACCGAAGCCGGCGCTCCGCCCACGACGTACGCGCTCCACCAGAACGCGCCGAATCCGTTCAATCCGGTCACGTGGATCCGCTTCGACCTCCCGCGACCCGGGCGCGTGGCGCTGCGCGTGCATTCGGTGGACGGAAGGCTCGTGCGGGAGTGGCGCGAGGAGCTCCCCGCGGGCCGGCATCGCGTGCGGTGGGACGGGAAGTCCGCCGACGGGAGCGGTGTCGCCTCGGGCGTCTACTTCGCGCGGCTCACGGTGGAAGGGAACGGCGCGTTCGAGGCGAGCCGGAGGATGATGGTCGTGAAGTAG